A genome region from Pieris brassicae chromosome W, ilPieBrab1.1, whole genome shotgun sequence includes the following:
- the LOC123718300 gene encoding uncharacterized protein LOC123718300 yields the protein MSTNTIKVLERKNTELIHKNNNLELRVGALEQRFHEMEQEKLSNFIEIANVPPASEENVRKLVENVALKLKQPFDSIRNTMRYQGKNDQPGIIQVKLNDKATQEKWIKAAKTIKTMVADVCPYEPNNNKIVFIREAMTKHNKSVLWEAKQELKNKQGYKYVWFKNGMVRARKDENTKIQNLRSVLDIQVLKKRQNAN from the coding sequence ATGTCTACAAACACcataaaagttttagaaagaaaaaacacggaactaatacacaaaaacaacaatCTGGAATTGAGGGTAGGTGCATTGGAGCAGCGTTTCCATGAGATGGAACAGGAGAAActttctaattttatagaaatagcaAACGTCCCCCCTGCGAGTGAAGAGAATGTGAgaaaattagttgaaaatgtagcattaaaacttaaacagcCCTTCGACAGTATCCGTAACACAATGCGATACCAAGGTAAAAACGACCAACCGGGCATTATACAAGTAAAACTTAATGATAAAGCAACCCAAGAAAAGTGGATTAAAGCTGCAAAAACCATTAAAACTATGGTGGCCGATGTTTGCCCCTATGAAcccaacaataacaaaatagtatTCATCAGGGAAGCAATGACTAAACACAACAAAAGCGTTTTATGGGAAGCCAAACAGgaattaaagaataaacaaGGATATAAATACGTATGGTTTAAAAACGGTATGGTGCGTGCAAGAAAGGatgaaaacactaaaatacaaaacctaaGATCAGTGTTGGATATACAAGTGCTAAAAAAAAGACAGAATGCCAATTAA